Part of the Spiroplasma endosymbiont of Poecilobothrus nobilitatus genome is shown below.
AGTAAGAAAAATATGTAAGATTTTAGGTTTATCAAAATCAACGTATTATTATCAAACTAATAAATGTATTAACAAGCAAGTTAATAATTATGAACAAGAAATTATCAGTGCCTTTAATAAAAGCCACAAAATTTATGGGGCTCGCAAAATTAAAGTTATTTTAAACAGAAAAGATATCATCTTATCGCGGCGAAAAATCAGATTCTTTATGATCAAAAATAATTTGGTTTCTAAATACACCAAATTAAAATATCATAATCATAAAACAACAGTCAATAATGACCAAATTAATAATATTTTAAATCGTCAATTTAACAACAAAAAACCTAATGAAGTTATTGCTAGTGATTTAACATATGTTCAAGTTGGCGCTAAATGACATTATATTTGTTTATTAATTGACTTGTTTAATCGTGAAATAATTGGTTATAGTGCTGGGCCGAATAAAACAGCCGAACTGGTCTAACAAGCTTTTCATAAAATAACACGACCATTAAATCAAATAACTCTATTTCATACTGATCGTGGTAATGAGTTTAAAAATAAAATCATTGATGAAATTTTAATAACTTTTAATATTAAAAGATCATTAAGCAATAAAGGCTGCCCTTATGATAATGCTGTGGCTGAAACAACTTACAAAACTTTTAAAACTGAATTTATTAAGGGTAAAAAATTTAAAAATTTAACACAATTAAAATACGAACTTTTTGATTTTGTGCATTGATATAACAATATTCGAATTCATGGCAGTTTAAATTATTTATCTCCAGTTACTTTTAGAAAACAAATGTCTATATAAAAAGTGTCCTAAAAAGTGTTGCCATTCCAACCACAACAATATGATTTAGTAATAGAATTTTATTAAAAAAGAAGATATATTACAATATATCTTCTTTTAATCTTTTATTTAGAAAATAACCGAATTGTTGACAATCGTTCTTTATATTTACTCATTTTAATCTCATAATTAGCTAATTGCTTTGGTGATAATAAGTCTAAATTTCGTTTTAACTCATACATTTGCATATAAAAGCGAATAACCTCAGCTTTAAGATAATTATTCCGCATAATTTGTTCTAAATAACCTGTTTTTGCTTTTAAACTTTTAACAATTTCTAAATAAATAATCTTTGTTTCTTGTCCACTTTTTTTACTAAGAAAACGAAAATTTTTACTAATTCAAGCTTCGGATGTGAATCATTCTAGTGTTACTTCTTCATTTTAATTAAAACAAGCTAAATGAATTTCTCGTTTCTTATCCTTTGTTCCCGCTCGGTAAAAAGCATCATTTTCTAAATCATCATATGTTAGGTTAGGTTAGCATTCATATCATATGCCAACATTGTTAAAAACATATGAAAAGTTTCACCTAATGTTTTTTTAACTTTAATTACCAGAATTAACTTTAAAATTCGTGATGCTTCACTATACCGCGAAACATACACTTGTTGATTAAATTTGCTATGATTATCATCATATTCTTTTTGTAAAGCAATTAGACGCTCTGAATTTGTAATTTTAATTTTAAATCCTTAAATTAATTCTGATTCATATTCAAATACACCTGTTTTAGCAGTTTCAGCAATAAAATTAGCTGATTTTTTTAAAACCCTTTTGCCGTTATTAGTTAAATCTAATTGAACAAATCCATAACGATTTTTATACGCATTCATTCATGAACAATTGTCAATGTAAGCTCAAGAATTATAACTAAAACAATTGGAACCTTCCTTAATTGCTTGATGAACTCAAACTAAATGTTCTTTAGTAAAATCAATGCGATATTGGTCATTAATAATACCATGTTCTAAAAAACGTTCTTCATTCTCAACTCCCATTCCATTTTCTGAAATATAAACGGGAATGTTATTATAATGTTCTTTTAAATTCATTAATGTGATATAAATTGCCTTAGGAAAAATTTCTAATCCTCGGTATGGATTAATGCGACGCCCTGGTATTTCATAAGGTTGGTAAAAATAATGTGGTGTAATTGCTCCATTAGTAAAATCTGGAATAAAATCAACGCCTTTTACTCAAGCTGGTTGATAAAAATTAACTCCTAAGAAATCAATTTTTAAGTTCTCATCTTGAATTAATTCTTCATCTCAATCAACAATTTGTCACATAAAGTTATATTTCTTAGCAACTTATTTCAATTCTTGTGGATAAGCATTTTTAACCATTGGATCTAAAAAACAATTAATTGTAAACAAATCATGTCATTTTTCTGCTTCTAAGTCAGCCTTATTTTTGCTACGAGGAATTGAAGGTGAAATGCTTAAAATGCACACAATTTCTCCTTTTAATTTTAATTGTCGAAATACTTTAATTGCTCATTTAAAAGAAATTAAAGTATTCCACTGGGTTTGCATACCGTGTTGCATATTAACTTCATTTGGAAAATGTCAATCATATCAATAACTACCTTCAATTACAACAATTGGTTAATTAAAAGTGGTAAACATTTCAACTCGATCACCAAATAATTCAAAACAAGTTTTTGCATAAAAAAAAGCATCAACTACTTATCGCGAAAGCCAACCGCCTTTTTGTTGTGCTCAATATGGCATATCAAAATGAAATAAATTAATAATTGGCTTAATGTTATTTTTTAATATTTCATTAATTACATTATTATAAAATTCAACTCCTTTTTGATTAACTGTTTTTCCATCAGGAATTAATCTAGTTCATTGAATTCATGTTCGTAATGAATTAAAATTTAACTCCCTTGCAATTTTAATATCTTCTTGATAACGATGGTAAAAATTATTTAAACAAGGTTGTTGATTAAAAAAACTGTATTTTTCTAACTTAAATAAATGATCTCAATTTGATGCAGATTTTCCATTTTCCAAAGATACCCCTTCTGTTTGCGAACCAGAAAAAGCACTGCCTAATAAAAAATTTTTTTTAAAATTATACTGCCCCATTAGAAATCTCCTCTCTAAAACACTTTTATTATATCTATTATTTAGAGAATAAACAATAAAACATTATTTAAGTAATTTGGATTTTAATACTAAATATTGTTGCCATAACGTTTCTACACGACTATGTTCAAAAATAAAAAGTTTATTTTTAATTAAATGTTTTAAATTATCAATTTCTGTTCAAATTGCATTAACAATATCACGACTATATTTTCAAGCAATACGATTTCGATTAAACTCTTTTAGATCTAAAATTTTATAACTACCATCGGCAAAAACTTTAATGTCTAAATCATAATCAATATACTTAATTGTTTTTTGATCCATAATAAATGGCGATGCAATATTACAATAATAATTTATCCCGGTATCTTTAAGCATACAAATAATATTACTTCAATTTTTCCGATTAAAAATCCAGATTGCTGGTTCATTTGTTTTTCATTTTCTACCATTCAATTCTGTAACAGTAACATCTCCATTTACTAAAACAATATATTCTTCTTCTAGTAATAAAACAACTGCCGATTCTCAACTACGGTAAACTGAACCATTATGTTTATAAGCATGTACTAAGACACTAACTCCAACTTGTAACGAGTCCATAATGTTACCTCCCATAATTTACTTTTTCAAAATTACAGCAAAAAACAACTAAAAATAATACAATAAAAAATTATGTAAAATTATTAAATTTAAATTGCCATAATATTTAATTTTATTTTGATATTAATTACTTTAAAATAAAATGCTATTTTAAATACGTCAACATTTTCATTATATCAGTTGTATTTATTAAGTAAATAGACAGGCTTTAACTAATTAGAATTTTTTTTATTGTAAATAAATTATTTTGGAAATTATAAATTTATATATTGCTTTTTATAAGATCTTATAGTTAAGTAAAAAACTCCCCTATTTGTTTAACAATTTTAATAGGGGGGATATTATATTATATTTTTTTCTTTTTAAAATGTAAATTGTACTATGAAGTGTAGCAGCTTATTTGATATCATTATAACACCAATAAAATAAATGTTCAATATAATTTATTTTTAAAAAATTTATTAGTTTTGTCTTAAATTTATGAATTTTGGCACACTGAAAAATAAAATGATTAAAATTTATGATAACTATCACTTAAAATTTAAACATTTGTATAAAAACTTCTTTTGAAGATAGTCAATGTAAAGATTTTTTAAGTTTAGAGTTTATTATATTAGCAACTTCTTGATAGTAATTTATTGAATAAATACTTAAATCAGTACCTTTTAAAAATCAATGTCTAAAATCGCGGATTGCTCTTTCAACTTTGGGTTTTTGTGTTGGAGTTCCAGCATCACAAAAATACACTTTAGCATTTGTTATTTTTTCAATTTTTTCTCAATCAGCAAATTCTTTTCCTTGATCTGTTAATCTGTTATTATTCCTTTGCATCTATCTTTGAAAAATCTGTTAGAAAAAATTCGTTTTACTGCGTTTGTAACTTCTTTTGTTGTTTTTTCTTTTAATGGTTCAATGATTTTAAATTGGGTTAATTATTCTATTAAAACTAAACAAACACTATTATTTTTACCAACCATAGTATCCATTTGAAATCAACCAAATTCATATTTATCATGTTTTGCTTGGTCAATAGTTCTAAAATTTTTTATTTTTCCGCGATTATCAATTCTGTTTTTCGTTTTATATTTTTTGCCATGAAAATACAAATTATACTTATTGAAATTTAAAAATCCCAAATTAATATATTTATATAAAGTTTTAAAAGATACCGGAAATTTAATACTAAACTCTTTTTCATATTTTTTACAAATTTGTTCTGGTGAATCATGAAATTTGTTATATTTTTCATCTAATCATTCTAAAATATTTAACAATAATGATGATTTTTTAAAACATTTTTGTCGTTTTTGTAAATAATTTTCGTGTGCTAATTTAGCATCATATTTATTATCTTTGTAAATTGTAAATGCAAATGTAGCACTTTATTTTTTTCAATAAAGTGCTACATTTGCATTTACAATTTACAAAAAAACTACTTTTGTAGTTAAAAATGGGGCGGATGATGGGACTTGAACCCACGAATGCCGGAGCCACAATCCGGAGCGTTAACCTCTTCGCCACAACCGCCATATCTGATTATATAAATAACCTTATTTATTATAACTTAAAACAAAAAAATGTAAATAGAATCTTTAATTTTGTAGAAAACTCTTGATATTTATAAAATATACCTAAAATTAGGTATATTCTTAATATAAGATGTGAATAATTAATGGAAAAAATAATTGAAGAATTAATAAATAGTTTAACAGATGATCAATTTTTAGAATTTCATGAAAAAGTCAAAAAAGAAGCAGAATTAATTAAAAAACAAAAACGCTTAAATTAAATTGATCAAAAATTTAGGGATAAAGGTATTAAATGTCCTAATTGTCAATCTTTTTATTATGTTAAAAATGGTCATAATCCTGAAGGAAAACAAAAATATTTATGCAAAAAATGTCGTGCTAGTTTTGATGCTTTTCGTGATCATTTTACGTATTGAAGTCATTTAAATTATGAACAGTGAAATTTATTGATTCAAATTTCATTATTAGGCCAATCTAGTAAAATGATTTCCCACTTTATTAAAACATCACCGAAAACCGCTTGATATAATCGCTAAAAAATAATGAAATCAAAACAATTATAAAACACCCAATTAAAATTTAAAACGTTAAATGGCCAAATTCAAATCGATGAAACATTTATTAAAGAAATCCACAAAGGTAATTTTAAAGATAAATTTGATAAAAGAAAAATTCATCTTGATTCATTTTCAACCAACACTAAATGTTGTATTCAAATGGCTGTTGATAGCAATAATAATATTTATGTTAAATCAACCAACACAAAAAGATTACAAAAACAGTGAATTATTGAAAATATTAATAAACAATTAATCAAAGAAAATTCAATTATTATTTCTGACATGCAACCATTATATTTATTAGTAGCAAAACAAACAAATTCTATTTTATTAGCAACTAAAACTAGCACAAATCCTGATGCTAGTTATCGGAAGTTAAATAAAATTAGTAAATTACAATCAAATCTTAAATAATCCTTAATTCATTATCATGGCTTAGGTTTCACGAACATTCAAAATTATTTAAATCTCTGAAAATGAAAATACCAGCATAAAGGTTTAACGCCAAACCAACAATCATCGGTATTATATTTTAACGTATAAAAAAGTTAAATAACAATATTAAAAGTTTATATAATTTTCTTTTAAAGTTATCATATTGATGATTTTTTTTATTTCATCAAGAGTTTTCTACAAAATTAAAAAATAGAATTATTCCTACATCTTAAAAACATATTTTTTATAACATTAAAACAAATAAGATGTTAGTTTAAAAAGGATTATTATGTTAATAAATCTTATCATTAATTTTATATTATATAATATATTAGGTACAGATATGTAGTACCCAAAGGAGTAAAAATAGAAAAAGAATAACAAAATATATATAGTTAAGAAAAATAAAATTTTAACTAAAGAATTAATAATTCGTAATGTTAAATTTCTTTGTTTTGCTAGTTACGTTCAAACAGAAACAGATGTTATTAACTTCTTAAAAAAGTATAAAGATAAAAAAGCAAACCATAATGTATATGCATATGTCATTGGGAATCGTCGTGAAAATATTTACAAAACCGATAATGGTGAAACACGACATATTGCAGGGAAAACTATCTTAGAAAATATTCTTGAAAAAAATATAACAAATATTATTGTTCTATTTCTTCGGTATTTTAATCCAATTTACAGTTTACCCGAATATTGAATTAAAAATGGATATGCAACAATTACGCGTATTATTTTAAATTCTGCTCAGTTAGAAAAAATTAATGAACAAATTAAAATTGGAATTTTATTGCGCCCATTAAATGAAGTATTTTTACGAGAACTTTTAGACAAAAATAAAATTAATATTATATCTAGATTAATTTATCGTGGTGACTTAATTTTTACTATAATTATTGATCGTAACAACAGTGTACTAATTGAATTAGATAATTTAATTATTAAAGGAAAAATCTATAGTTATAAAATTTTAAAAAATTAAAAAATCTTATTAATTTTTTTTAATTTTGTAGAAAACTCTTGATAAAATAAAAAAAATCATTAATATGATAACTTTAAAAGAAAATTATATAAACTTTTAATATTGTTATTTAACTTTTTTATACGTTAAAATATAATACCGATGATTGTTGGTTTGGCGTTAAACCTTTATGCTGGTATTTTCATTTTCAGAGATTTAAATAATTTTGAATGTTCGTGAAACCTAAGCCATGATAATGAATTAAGGATTCTTTAAGATTTGATTGTAATTTACTAATTTTATTTAACTTCCGATAACTAGCATAATGATTTGTACTAGTGGAATGGCAACACTTTTTAGGACACTTTTTATATAGACATTTGTTTTCTAAAAGTAACTGGAGATAAATGATTTAAACTGCCATGAATTCGAATATTGTTATATCAATGCACAAAATCAAAAAGTTCGTATTTTAATTGTGTTAAATTTTTAAATTTTTTACCCTTAATAAATTCAGTTTTAAAAGTTTTGTAAGTTGTTTCAGCCACAGCATTATCATAAGGGCGGCCTTTATTGCTTAATGATCTTTTAATATTAAAAGTTATTAAAATTTCATCAATTATTTTATTTTTAAACTCATTACCACGATCAGTATGAAATAGAGTTATTTGATTTAATGGTCGTGTTATTTTATGAAAAGCTTGTTGGGCCAGTTCGGCTGTTTTATTCGGCCCATCACTATAACCAATTATTTCGCGATTAAACAAGTTAATTAATAAACAAATATAATGTCATTTAGCGCCAAATTGAACATATGTTAAATCACTAACAATAACTTCATTAGGTTTTTTGTTGTTAAATTGACGATTTAAAATATTATTAATTTGGTCATTATTGACTGTTGTTTTATGATTATGATATTTTAATTTGGTGTATTTAGAAACAAAATTATTTTTGATCATAAAGAATCTGATTTTTCGCCGCGATAAGATGATATCTTTTCTGTTTAAAATAACTTTAATTTTGCGAGCCCCATAAATTTTGTGACTTTTATTAAAGGCACTGATAATTTCTTGTTCATAATTATTAACTTGCTTGTTAATACATTTATTAGTTTGATAATAATACGTTGATTTTGATAAACCCAAAATATTACATATTTTTCTTACTGAATATTTTGTTTTGTTGTTATTAATTATTGTTATTTTTTAGCCATTATCATCAGTGCGGCTTGCTTTAAAATGTCATTTTCCATTTTCAAGTCTTTAAGTTCTTTTCGTAAAGTTATTATTTCATTTTCTTCTAGTGTGCGATTGTCTTTTGCTTTAAATGAACCAGAATTATTATAATTTTTAACTCAACTATAAATAATTGGTTTTGGTAAATTATATTCTTGCCCTAGATTAATAACACTTTTACCATTTTTATATAGCATGACAATTTGTTTTTTAAATTCTTCAGAGTATGAAGTTTTATTTCCCATTTTATATTCCTTCTTTCTTAATAATTTTATCTAATTTTGAAGTCTATATAATTATGGTCCTAATAATTATAGCCTATCCAATACGTTGATTTTGATAAACCCAAAATCTTACATATTTTTCTTACTGAATATTTTGTTTTGTTGTTGTTAATTATTGTTATTTTTTGGCCATTATCAGTGTGGCTTGCTTTAAAATGTCATTTTCCATTTTCAAGTCTTTAAGTTCTTTTCGTAAAGTTATTATTTCATTTTCTTCTAGTGTGCGATTGTCTTTTGCTTTAAATGAACCAGAATTATTATAATTTTTAACTCAACTATAAATAGTTGGTTTTGGTAAATTATATTCTTGCCCTAGATTAATAACACTTTTACCATTTTTATATAGCATGACAATTTGTTTTTTAAATTCTTCAGAGTATGAAGTTTTATTTCCCATTTTTATATTCCTTCTTTCTTAATAATTTTATCTAATTTTGAAGTCTATATAATTATGGTCCTAATAATTGTAGCCTATCCAATTTCTTTAGTATATCCATCAATAATTGTTGATTGATAATATCTTTCTCCTTTTCAAATTAAATATGTTACATCAGTATATAGTACTGAAAACCTTGTTTTTATATCATTGAATTTACGATTAATTAAATCAGGATATTGCAATAAGCTTTTTTCTTTATTCTGTTTATACTTTA
Proteins encoded:
- a CDS encoding DUF402 domain-containing protein — encoded protein: MDSLQVGVSVLVHAYKHNGSVYRSWESAVVLLLEEEYIVLVNGDVTVTELNGRKWKTNEPAIWIFNRKNWSNIICMLKDTGINYYCNIASPFIMDQKTIKYIDYDLDIKVFADGSYKILDLKEFNRNRIAWKYSRDIVNAIWTEIDNLKHLIKNKLFIFEHSRVETLWQQYLVLKSKLLK
- a CDS encoding transposase yields the protein MGNKTSYSEEFKKQIVMLYKNGKSVINLGQEYNLPKPTIYSWVKNYNNSGSFKAKDNRTLEENEIITLRKELKDLKMENDILKQATLIMAKK
- a CDS encoding family 1 glycosylhydrolase codes for the protein MWQIVDWDEELIQDENLKIDFLGVNFYQPAWVKGVDFIPDFTNGAITPHYFYQPYEIPGRRINPYRGLEIFPKAIYITLMNLKEHYNNIPVYISENGMGVENEERFLEHGIINDQYRIDFTKEHLVWVHQAIKEGSNCFSYNSWAYIDNCSWMNAYKNRYGFVQLDLTNNGKRVLKKSANFIAETAKTGVFEYESELI
- a CDS encoding family 1 glycosylhydrolase, which gives rise to MQTQWNTLISFKWAIKVFRQLKLKGEIVCILSISPSIPRSKNKADLEAEKWHDLFTINCFLDPMVKNAYPQELK
- a CDS encoding family 1 glycosylhydrolase, with the translated sequence MGQYNFKKNFLLGSAFSGSQTEGVSLENGKSASNWDHLFKLEKYSFFNQQPCLNNFYHRYQEDIKIARELNFNSLRTWIQWTRLIPDGKTVNQKGVEFYNNVINEILKNNIKPIINLFHFDMPYWAQQKGGWLSR